Proteins encoded in a region of the Triticum dicoccoides isolate Atlit2015 ecotype Zavitan chromosome 3A, WEW_v2.0, whole genome shotgun sequence genome:
- the LOC119273403 gene encoding L-type lectin-domain containing receptor kinase S.7-like yields the protein MPRSCSAAALLLLVVLLAAPLQPTSAANPDATAFGRAAFLKKLTLLGSASILQGRQLAVALTTNSSDGIGAGRALFSDPVRLLLPRADPRAAPAQASFATRFTFRITPSPSYGDGLAFILTSSPTFLGASNGYMGLYAAAPAPASAPGVSTVALELDTHHDVALHDPDGNHVAVDAGSIFSVASASPGVNLKAGVPITAWVQYHARRRRLQAWISYSSSRRHLDPALSLAIDLSGLVEELMYVGFSASNGEGGRAIHLIENWSFRTFWDLNTAQGPPPLPSSTQHKDETSVSSTPPTSATAKHRHVVPAVLGALIFVLVLGGIICVLFHRRRRKAGRRVQLAVQSEMARSV from the coding sequence ATGCCGCGgtcctgctccgccgccgccctcctcctcctcgtcgtcctcctcgccgcccccCTCCAGCCCACCTCCGCCGCCAACCCCGACGCGACGGCCTTTGGCCGCGCGGCGTTCCTGAAGAAGCTCACGCTCCTGGGCTCCGCCTCGATCCTCCAGGGCCGCCAGCTCGCTGTTGCGCTTACCACCAACTCCAGCGACGGCATCGGCGCCGGCCGCGCCCTCTTCTCCGACCCCGTGCGCCTCCTCCTCCCGCGAGCCGACCCGCGCGCCGCCCCGGCGCAGGCCTCCTTCGCTACCCGCTTCACCTTCCGCATCACGCCCTCCCCAAGCTACGGAGACGGGCTGGCCTTCATCCTCACCTCCTCGCCCACCTTCCTCGGAGCCTCCAACGGTTACATGGGGCtctacgccgccgcccccgcccccgcttcCGCCCCCGGCGTGTCCACCGTCGCCCTCGAGCTCGACACGCACCACGACGTCGCGCTCCACGACCCCGATGGCAACCACGTCGCGGTCGACGCCGGCTCCATCTTCTCCGTCGCGTCCGCGAGCCCGGGCGTCAACCTCAAGGCCGGCGTTCCCATCACGGCCTGGGTGCAGTACCACGCGCGGCGCCGCCGGCTCCAAGCGTGGATCTCCTactcttcctcgcgacgccacctCGACCCCGCTTTGTCACTGGCCATCGACCTCTCGGGACTGGTCGAGGAGCTCATGTACGTCGGCTTCTCAGCCTCCAACGGCGAGGGCGGCAGGGCGATACATCTCATCGAGAACTGGTCCTTCCGGACATTCTGGGATCTAAACACGGCGCAGGGCCCCCCTCCCCTGCCTTCCTCAACACAGCATAAGGACGAGACATCTGTCAGCAGCACACCGCCCACGTCTGCTACCGCAAAACATCGCCACGTCGTCCCTGCAGTTTTGGGTGCCTTGATCTTCGTACTGGTCCTCGGGGGCATCATCTGTGTACTGTTCCATCGCCGCCGTCGGAAGGCAGGGAGACGTGTTCAGCTCGCAGTCCAATCCGAGATGGCTCGGAGTGTCTGA